In a single window of the Chondrocystis sp. NIES-4102 genome:
- a CDS encoding chaperone DnaJ domain protein gives MSSTEFKDYYAILGVGKTASADEIKKQFRKLALKYHPDRNPGDQAAEAKFKEISEAYEVLSDTEKRTKYDRFGQYWEQGAKTSYTSSNTNSKVDFNTTDFSQYGNFEEFINELLGRFSTPGTGNSPSYSYQTSNKNSYTNSNFNTNFQDFNNYSAGTTKSSEASITLTFAEAFRGTVKHLNLGSGTVKVTIPAGVKPGTRIRLAGKGQQNAYNQQRGDLYLNVQLSPHSFFDFEGENLVCEVPITPDEAVLGSAISIPTPDGAVNMKVPPGIRSGQVLRLKGKGWSSPKGGRSDQLVRIIIATPKEISPKEREYYEKIREVRSENPRDSLKNISL, from the coding sequence ATGTCTTCCACTGAATTTAAAGATTATTACGCTATTTTAGGAGTCGGCAAAACCGCAAGTGCAGACGAAATCAAAAAACAATTTCGCAAACTCGCTTTAAAATATCATCCCGATCGCAATCCTGGCGATCAAGCTGCTGAAGCTAAATTTAAAGAGATCAGCGAAGCCTATGAAGTACTTTCTGATACTGAAAAAAGAACGAAATATGATCGTTTTGGGCAATATTGGGAACAAGGGGCAAAAACAAGTTACACCAGTAGCAATACTAATAGTAAAGTTGATTTTAATACTACCGATTTTAGCCAATATGGTAACTTTGAAGAATTTATTAATGAGTTATTAGGACGTTTTTCTACCCCAGGTACTGGTAATAGTCCGAGTTATTCCTATCAAACTAGTAATAAAAACTCTTACACCAACAGTAATTTTAATACTAATTTTCAAGACTTTAATAATTATAGTGCTGGGACTACTAAATCTAGTGAGGCATCGATTACCCTAACTTTCGCCGAAGCATTTAGAGGTACGGTAAAACATTTGAACTTGGGTTCAGGAACAGTAAAAGTTACTATTCCCGCAGGTGTAAAACCAGGTACTCGTATTCGTTTAGCAGGTAAAGGACAACAAAATGCTTATAATCAACAGCGAGGCGATTTATATCTTAATGTTCAATTAAGTCCTCATTCTTTTTTCGATTTTGAAGGAGAAAATCTAGTTTGTGAAGTACCTATTACCCCAGACGAAGCAGTATTAGGTTCAGCAATTAGTATCCCTACCCCCGATGGCGCAGTCAACATGAAAGTTCCCCCAGGTATTCGTTCAGGTCAGGTATTACGTCTTAAGGGTAAAGGATGGTCTTCCCCTAAAGGTGGTCGATCTGATCAACTTGTGCGCATTATTATCGCCACACCGAAGGAGATAAGCCCGAAAGAAAGAGAATATTATGAAAAAATCCGAGAGGTAAGAAGCGAAAATCCCCGCGATAGCCTAAAAAATATCAGCTTGTAG
- a CDS encoding site-specific recombinase XerD-like protein: MVRLVSEQLPNDGGYHVKRLVDEANSRLEQIGRRGKRAKIVAKRNSLTVQFNFNDGNGSPQKNVGLGGIVLNPKGIDEAERIASLVTGQLAANQFTWDWYNALIGKDTSEKAKALTCKEMLEEYKAHYFKQRKGNKTPQKSWYEGYRQIEAIISELDKPISLSVIRQIVDLTENNSLVRTKTLNGLVAFFKYFDNSDYKTIVKEYKANNKPEARNKSVPSDKRIAEVYRTGFEVPRLGRKDYLHRYSQWQFLYGLLATYGLRIHEAWNIANWDKPVTLKSGDWVIVDDGNDNETATQHTSGDVVIPAILDPDNKDHILCIKHTTKTGYRMAMPLSPEGSNWIQEFNLLQPLNLPDIKDPLKIQNQGRGSYNCTSQSCRWFRDHKYGFTAHALRHAYNHRGHLLGYNPKVLADSLGHSLQMNSDNYLRHMSAEVKLQGMLDSINKDKESRSELDRVNAENKALKDEVTHLKNELELLKTKLKMYEAIEDSRKQK, translated from the coding sequence ATGGTTAGACTAGTATCAGAACAGCTACCTAATGATGGCGGGTATCACGTCAAACGCTTAGTAGACGAGGCGAACAGCCGTTTAGAGCAAATAGGGAGACGAGGTAAGAGAGCAAAAATAGTAGCTAAACGTAATTCACTAACGGTACAGTTTAATTTTAATGATGGTAACGGTAGCCCTCAGAAGAATGTCGGTTTAGGCGGTATCGTTTTAAACCCTAAAGGAATAGATGAAGCTGAAAGAATAGCTTCACTAGTTACTGGTCAATTAGCAGCTAATCAGTTCACTTGGGACTGGTATAACGCCTTAATAGGTAAAGACACATCTGAGAAGGCTAAAGCACTTACCTGTAAAGAGATGCTAGAGGAATATAAGGCTCATTACTTTAAGCAGAGAAAGGGTAACAAAACTCCGCAAAAAAGTTGGTACGAGGGGTATAGACAGATTGAAGCGATTATATCTGAATTGGACAAACCTATATCCTTATCTGTGATTAGACAGATTGTAGATTTAACAGAGAACAACAGTCTTGTTAGGACAAAAACTCTTAACGGGCTAGTAGCGTTTTTCAAGTACTTTGATAACAGCGACTACAAGACAATTGTTAAGGAATACAAAGCCAACAATAAACCCGAAGCTAGAAATAAAAGCGTACCTAGTGATAAACGTATAGCCGAGGTTTATAGAACTGGGTTTGAAGTTCCAAGGCTAGGTAGAAAAGATTATTTGCATAGATATTCTCAATGGCAGTTTCTTTACGGTTTATTGGCTACTTACGGACTACGAATACATGAAGCGTGGAATATAGCCAACTGGGATAAACCAGTGACTCTTAAGAGTGGGGATTGGGTCATAGTAGATGATGGTAATGATAATGAAACGGCTACTCAACACACATCAGGTGACGTGGTAATCCCTGCAATCCTAGATCCAGATAATAAAGACCATATACTGTGTATCAAGCACACCACTAAAACTGGCTACAGAATGGCTATGCCTCTTTCTCCAGAGGGTTCTAACTGGATACAGGAATTTAATCTTTTACAGCCTTTAAATTTACCTGATATTAAAGACCCTTTAAAGATCCAGAATCAGGGGCGAGGTAGCTATAACTGCACTAGCCAGTCCTGTCGATGGTTCAGAGATCACAAATACGGATTTACCGCTCACGCTCTACGCCATGCTTATAACCACAGAGGGCATCTACTAGGCTATAACCCCAAAGTCTTAGCGGATAGCTTAGGGCATTCACTACAAATGAACAGTGACAATTATCTAAGACATATGAGTGCCGAAGTAAAGCTACAGGGAATGCTAGACAGTATTAATAAGGACAAAGAAAGCCGTTCTGAACTAGATAGAGTTAATGCTGAAAACAAGGCTTTAAAAGACGAAGTAACCCACCTTAAAAATGAATTAGAGCTACTTAAGACTAAACTAAAAATGTATGAAGCGATAGAAGATAGCAGGAAACAGAAATAA
- the uvrA gene encoding excinuclease ABC subunit A, with product MSLSGKSTQANGKHNHHQISSLETNVIRIKGARQHNLKNVNLELPRNQLIVFTGVSGSGKSSLAFDTIFAEGQRRYVESLSAYARQFLGQLDKPDVDAIEGLSPAISIDQKSTSHNPRSTVGTVTEIYDYLRLLFGRAGEPHCPKCDRSIVPQTIDQMCDRITELPQQTKFMILAPVVRSKKGTHKQLLSSLANQGFVRVKINGEVKQLDEQIKLDKNYKHDIEVVIDRLINKPGVQERLADSLATCLRLAEGIAEIEIIPTEADNQPLPRLVFSENFACPEHGAVIEELSPRLFSFNSPYGACPDCHGLGSHQTFAEELVVPDPKQPVYSAIAPWSDKDNSYYLSLLHGVGQALGFTIQSRWEDLTPQQQHVLLYGAEEAIYFESDSLGNSNKGYHRHYAGVIKMLQRSYQESNSDTIKNKLEQYLINQPCQTCVGQRLKPESLSVNLGQYRINDLVGVPIRDCLERVNNLNLTHRQALIGELALKEIKARLQFLLDVGLDYLTLDRAAMTLSGGEAQRIRLATQIGAGLTGVLYVLDEPSIGLHQRDNDKLLTTLKRLRDLGNTLIVVEHDEDTIRAADSVVDIGPKAGLHGGEIVAQGDINALLNSSTSLTGAYLSGKRVIATPEARRKGKSFGLTLHNCHLNNLKNFDITIPLGNFVCITGVSGSGKSTLINELLHPALKHHLSRKVPFPKNLGEVKGLDAIDKVITIDQSPIGRTPRSNTATYTGVFDAIRSVFAETIEAKARGYQAGRFSFNVKGGRCEACGGQGVNVIEMNFLPDVYVQCDVCKGARYNRETLQAKYKNYSIADVLDMTVEEALEIFKNIPRAASKLQTLVDVGLGYIKLGQPAPTLSGGEAQRVKLAAELSRRATGKTLYLIDEPTTGLSFYDIHHLLNVLQRLVDKGNSLIVIEHNLDVIRCSDWVIDLGPEGGDKGGEIIATGTPEEVAQNEKSYTGKYLKQVLKRYPVAASLN from the coding sequence ATGTCTCTTTCTGGCAAAAGTACTCAAGCCAACGGCAAACATAACCATCATCAAATATCTTCCCTAGAAACCAATGTTATTCGTATAAAAGGGGCAAGGCAACATAACTTAAAAAATGTCAATTTAGAGTTACCGCGTAATCAGTTGATTGTGTTTACAGGGGTTTCTGGTTCGGGTAAATCATCTTTGGCATTTGATACAATTTTTGCTGAGGGACAAAGACGTTATGTAGAATCCCTCAGTGCTTATGCAAGACAGTTTTTAGGACAGTTAGATAAGCCCGATGTCGATGCTATTGAAGGGCTAAGTCCTGCTATCTCAATTGATCAAAAATCCACCTCCCATAACCCCCGTTCAACTGTGGGGACAGTTACCGAAATATATGACTATTTAAGACTGCTGTTTGGTAGGGCTGGAGAACCCCATTGCCCCAAGTGCGATCGCTCGATAGTGCCACAAACCATTGACCAGATGTGCGATCGCATTACAGAATTGCCTCAACAGACTAAGTTTATGATCCTTGCCCCTGTAGTACGCAGTAAGAAAGGAACACACAAGCAATTGTTATCTAGTTTGGCAAATCAAGGGTTTGTCAGGGTCAAAATAAATGGGGAAGTTAAGCAGTTAGACGAACAAATTAAATTAGATAAAAATTATAAACACGATATTGAAGTAGTTATTGATCGCCTGATTAATAAACCAGGGGTACAAGAACGTCTAGCAGATTCTTTGGCTACCTGTCTACGTTTAGCAGAAGGAATTGCTGAAATTGAAATCATTCCCACAGAAGCAGACAACCAACCTTTACCCAGGCTAGTCTTTTCTGAGAATTTCGCTTGTCCTGAACATGGTGCAGTAATTGAGGAATTATCCCCCCGTTTATTTTCTTTCAATTCCCCCTATGGTGCTTGTCCCGACTGTCATGGGTTAGGTAGTCATCAAACCTTTGCAGAAGAATTAGTTGTCCCCGATCCTAAACAACCAGTATATAGCGCGATCGCTCCTTGGTCGGATAAGGATAATTCTTATTATCTTTCCCTGTTGCATGGTGTGGGGCAAGCTTTGGGCTTTACTATTCAAAGTAGATGGGAAGATTTAACTCCTCAACAACAGCACGTTCTTCTTTATGGCGCGGAGGAAGCTATTTATTTTGAGTCGGATTCTTTGGGCAATTCTAACAAAGGTTATCATCGTCACTATGCAGGCGTGATCAAGATGTTGCAGCGCAGTTATCAAGAAAGTAATTCCGATACGATTAAAAATAAACTTGAGCAATATTTAATTAACCAACCTTGTCAGACTTGTGTCGGTCAACGTCTTAAACCTGAATCCTTATCTGTTAATTTAGGGCAATATCGTATCAATGATTTAGTAGGTGTGCCAATTCGTGATTGTTTAGAACGAGTCAATAATTTAAACCTAACTCACCGCCAGGCGTTAATTGGAGAACTAGCCCTCAAGGAAATAAAAGCCCGTTTACAATTTCTACTTGATGTAGGTTTAGACTATTTAACCCTAGATCGCGCTGCTATGACTCTTTCGGGAGGGGAAGCACAAAGAATTAGATTAGCCACTCAGATCGGTGCAGGTTTAACGGGTGTACTCTATGTTTTAGATGAACCTAGTATTGGTCTGCATCAACGAGATAATGATAAATTATTAACCACCCTCAAAAGACTAAGAGATCTTGGTAATACCTTGATTGTAGTAGAACATGACGAAGATACTATTAGGGCTGCTGATAGTGTAGTAGATATTGGGCCCAAAGCAGGACTACACGGAGGGGAAATTGTCGCCCAAGGTGATATTAACGCCCTGTTGAATTCCTCCACTTCTTTAACGGGGGCATATCTCTCAGGAAAAAGAGTAATTGCCACCCCAGAAGCCAGAAGAAAAGGTAAATCCTTTGGTTTAACTCTGCATAACTGCCATCTAAACAACCTGAAGAATTTTGATATTACCATTCCTTTAGGTAACTTTGTCTGTATTACTGGCGTATCAGGATCAGGCAAATCTACCCTAATTAATGAACTACTGCATCCTGCCTTAAAACATCATCTTAGTCGTAAAGTCCCCTTCCCCAAAAACCTCGGCGAAGTAAAAGGGTTAGACGCGATCGATAAAGTAATTACTATTGATCAATCTCCTATTGGGCGTACTCCTCGTTCCAATACTGCTACCTACACAGGGGTATTTGACGCAATTCGTAGTGTTTTCGCCGAAACTATCGAGGCTAAAGCCAGGGGATATCAAGCAGGACGTTTTTCTTTTAATGTTAAAGGCGGAAGATGCGAAGCTTGTGGCGGACAGGGAGTAAACGTGATTGAAATGAATTTTTTACCCGATGTTTATGTTCAATGTGATGTTTGCAAAGGGGCAAGATATAACCGTGAGACTCTACAAGCTAAATATAAAAACTATTCGATCGCTGATGTTTTGGATATGACCGTTGAGGAGGCTTTGGAAATTTTTAAAAATATTCCCCGTGCTGCAAGTAAACTTCAAACCTTAGTAGATGTTGGTTTGGGTTACATCAAACTCGGACAACCAGCCCCAACTCTATCAGGAGGCGAAGCCCAAAGGGTTAAACTGGCTGCGGAATTATCCCGTCGCGCTACAGGTAAAACTCTTTATTTAATTGATGAACCCACTACAGGTTTGTCTTTTTATGATATCCACCATTTGTTAAACGTCCTACAACGATTAGTTGATAAAGGTAATTCTTTAATTGTAATTGAGCATAATTTAGATGTAATTCGCTGTTCTGATTGGGTAATTGATTTGGGTCCTGAAGGTGGAGATAAGGGAGGAGAAATTATTGCTACAGGTACACCCGAAGAAGTGGCGCAAAATGAAAAGTCTTATACAGGGAAGTATTTAAAACAGGTATTAAAACGTTATCCTGTTGCTGCTAGTTTAAATTAA
- a CDS encoding IS891/IS1136/IS1341 transposase, with the protein MLQVVKVRIYPTEQQKVSLANAFGTTRWVWNYFLALTNQTYKETGKGIAKYDLIKQLPKLKKQEDTEWLRQTYSQSLQFVCLNLSRAFINFFEKRAKYPRFKSKHGKQSLTYPQNVKLGQNKIYFPKLDWIDAVIHRPIEGKIRTVTITKNSCDQYFASLMFEDGQELPKPSSKGKAVGLDLGLTHFCITSSSQKFDNPRWLKKHEKNLKLKQQQLSRKQKGSNNRNKSRVKVAKVHNKINRCREDFHHKLSRRIVNENQVLVLENLAIKNMVKNHQLAKAISQVGWGQFCTMLKYKAEQSGKIYLEVDRFFPSSKTCHVCLNLAGSLPLDVRFWTCSSCNTHHDRDINAAISLRDEGLRLLTCGTRDKAYCPDVRPSSGGRKKSTTRQSVG; encoded by the coding sequence ATGCTGCAAGTAGTCAAAGTACGAATTTACCCAACCGAACAACAGAAAGTATCATTAGCCAACGCTTTCGGTACAACTCGTTGGGTTTGGAATTACTTTTTGGCTTTGACTAACCAAACCTATAAAGAAACAGGCAAGGGCATTGCTAAATACGATCTAATTAAGCAATTACCCAAGTTAAAAAAGCAAGAAGATACAGAGTGGCTGAGGCAAACCTATTCTCAGTCTCTTCAGTTTGTATGCCTGAATTTAAGCAGAGCATTTATTAATTTCTTTGAAAAACGAGCTAAATATCCTCGGTTCAAATCTAAGCATGGGAAGCAATCTTTAACCTATCCTCAAAATGTCAAGCTAGGACAAAATAAAATCTATTTTCCAAAACTTGACTGGATAGATGCGGTCATCCATCGTCCAATTGAAGGCAAGATTAGAACAGTCACTATAACTAAAAATAGTTGTGACCAGTATTTTGCAAGTCTAATGTTTGAAGATGGGCAAGAATTACCAAAGCCAAGTAGTAAAGGTAAAGCAGTAGGATTAGATTTAGGCTTGACTCATTTTTGTATTACATCAAGCTCTCAAAAGTTTGACAATCCTAGATGGCTCAAAAAACATGAAAAAAACCTTAAACTTAAGCAACAGCAGCTATCTAGAAAACAGAAAGGAAGTAACAACAGAAATAAATCACGGGTTAAAGTAGCTAAGGTACATAACAAAATTAATCGCTGTCGTGAAGATTTCCATCACAAGCTATCGCGAAGGATAGTGAATGAGAATCAAGTTTTGGTGTTGGAAAATCTCGCAATTAAGAACATGGTCAAAAACCACCAGCTTGCCAAAGCCATTAGTCAAGTTGGCTGGGGTCAATTTTGTACCATGCTCAAATATAAAGCAGAACAGTCAGGAAAAATATATTTAGAAGTAGATAGATTTTTCCCATCGAGTAAAACTTGCCATGTGTGCTTGAATCTAGCTGGTAGCTTGCCTCTTGATGTCAGATTCTGGACTTGTTCTAGTTGCAATACACATCACGATAGAGATATCAACGCGGCAATTTCCCTCAGAGACGAGGGTCTTCGATTACTGACCTGCGGAACGCGGGATAAAGCCTATTGTCCAGATGTTAGACCCAGTAGTGGAGGACGCAAGAAGTCTACTACTCGGCAGTCTGTTGGATAG
- a CDS encoding putative Fe-S metabolism associated SufE, giving the protein MSSTETSLPPSLAKIVDRFQSRPNPKQKYEQLLWYAKKLPPIDEADKIEANKVKGCVSKVYISAKLEDGKVCYQGDSDAQLVKGLVAFLIEGLNQLPPETIMQVEPDFIEDTGLKVSLTPSRANGFFNIFQMMKQKALDLNSQSAN; this is encoded by the coding sequence ATGTCATCTACAGAAACATCTCTACCTCCTAGTTTGGCTAAAATTGTTGATCGCTTTCAAAGTCGTCCAAACCCTAAGCAAAAGTATGAGCAATTACTCTGGTATGCGAAAAAATTACCCCCTATTGATGAAGCGGATAAAATTGAAGCTAATAAGGTCAAGGGATGTGTTTCTAAGGTTTATATTTCTGCTAAACTGGAAGACGGCAAGGTGTGTTATCAGGGCGACTCTGATGCCCAATTGGTCAAGGGTTTAGTAGCATTTCTGATTGAAGGTTTGAATCAATTACCTCCAGAAACCATTATGCAGGTAGAACCTGATTTTATTGAAGATACAGGGTTAAAAGTTAGTTTAACTCCTTCTCGTGCTAATGGATTTTTTAATATTTTTCAGATGATGAAACAAAAAGCTTTAGATCTTAATTCTCAATCAGCTAATTAA
- a CDS encoding flavin reductase domain protein FMN-binding translates to MSVVNKAKDVQVFPVATNTRVLRSRTWDRLKFEIEYGLQKGTTANSYLIEGDKIALLDPPGESFSEIFLEALQARIEPKKIDYLILGHINPNRATTVQQLLSIAPQITIVCTNPGAISLRKILAEADLELNIQVIKGEETLDLGQGHILEFIPTQNPRYPDHLCTYDSKTQVLYTDKLFGCHVCGDRVFDEGWTIDLEDRRYYFDCIMASHARQVLTSLDKLADKPARIYATGHGYLVKYSVNELTHDYRTWAQNQNDRDLSVALIYASAYGNTATIATAIALGITKAGVAVESINAESAKPEEIQTAIKKSVGFIMGSPTLGGHAPTQIQSALGIVLANAAKTQLAGVFGSFGWSGEAVDILENKFRNAGYKFGFEPIRVKFTPTDAVLKTCEEAGTDFAQTLKKAKRDRKKVRQAQGITSDVDRTEQALGRLVGSLCIVTTKKDEVSGAMLASWVSQATFNPPGLTVAVAKDRAIESLLFTGNSFVLNVLPEGKHLSLMKHFLKPFAPGADRFEGVATATATNGCPILNDSLAYVECQVANRMECGDHWLLYAVADQGKVLQSEGITAIHHRKSGTHY, encoded by the coding sequence ATGTCAGTAGTAAACAAAGCCAAAGATGTTCAGGTATTTCCTGTAGCTACTAATACTCGTGTACTGCGATCGCGTACTTGGGATCGTCTAAAGTTTGAAATAGAATATGGTCTACAAAAAGGCACTACAGCTAATTCTTATTTAATCGAAGGGGATAAAATAGCTTTATTAGATCCACCAGGGGAATCCTTTAGTGAGATTTTTCTTGAGGCATTACAGGCAAGAATTGAGCCGAAAAAGATTGATTATCTGATTTTAGGACATATTAATCCCAATCGCGCTACAACCGTTCAGCAATTATTAAGTATAGCTCCCCAAATTACCATTGTTTGTACTAATCCTGGGGCAATTTCTCTACGGAAGATTTTAGCCGAGGCAGATTTAGAGTTAAATATTCAGGTAATTAAAGGGGAAGAAACCTTAGATTTAGGTCAAGGACATATATTAGAATTTATTCCCACTCAAAACCCACGTTATCCTGATCATCTTTGTACCTACGATTCTAAAACCCAAGTTCTTTATACAGATAAACTTTTTGGTTGTCATGTATGTGGCGATCGCGTTTTTGATGAAGGGTGGACTATAGATTTAGAAGATCGTCGTTATTATTTTGACTGTATAATGGCATCCCATGCCCGTCAAGTATTAACTAGTTTGGATAAATTGGCGGATAAACCTGCTCGTATTTATGCTACAGGACATGGATATCTAGTTAAATATAGTGTTAATGAATTAACTCATGATTATCGTACTTGGGCGCAAAATCAAAATGATCGTGATTTGAGTGTGGCTTTAATTTACGCTTCCGCCTATGGTAATACCGCAACTATTGCCACCGCGATCGCTCTTGGCATTACAAAGGCAGGAGTTGCAGTAGAATCGATCAATGCAGAATCAGCTAAACCCGAAGAAATTCAAACCGCGATCAAAAAATCCGTTGGTTTTATTATGGGATCACCCACATTAGGTGGACACGCCCCTACCCAAATTCAATCTGCTTTAGGTATAGTCTTGGCAAATGCAGCTAAAACCCAGCTTGCAGGCGTATTTGGTTCTTTTGGCTGGAGTGGCGAAGCAGTAGATATTTTAGAGAATAAGTTTCGTAATGCTGGGTATAAATTTGGATTTGAACCAATTAGAGTAAAATTTACCCCCACCGATGCCGTATTAAAAACCTGTGAGGAAGCAGGTACAGATTTTGCCCAAACCCTCAAAAAAGCCAAACGCGATCGCAAGAAAGTAAGACAAGCACAGGGTATTACTTCTGATGTTGATCGTACTGAACAGGCTCTAGGAAGGCTCGTTGGTTCACTTTGCATTGTTACTACTAAAAAAGATGAGGTTTCAGGAGCGATGTTAGCTTCTTGGGTATCTCAAGCAACTTTTAACCCACCTGGCTTAACTGTAGCTGTGGCGAAAGATAGGGCTATAGAATCTTTGTTGTTTACAGGTAATAGTTTTGTTTTAAATGTTTTACCAGAAGGTAAGCATCTTAGTTTAATGAAACATTTCCTTAAACCCTTTGCCCCAGGTGCAGATCGCTTTGAAGGGGTAGCAACGGCAACCGCTACTAATGGATGTCCAATTTTAAATGATTCTTTGGCTTATGTGGAATGTCAAGTAGCTAATCGTATGGAATGTGGCGATCATTGGTTATTATATGCTGTTGCTGATCAAGGGAAAGTTTTACAATCTGAAGGTATTACTGCCATTCATCATCGTAAATCAGGAACTCATTATTAA
- a CDS encoding glucose-1-phosphate adenylyltransferase, whose translation MKRVLGIILGGGAGTRLYPLTKLRAKPAVPLASKYRLIDIPVSNCINSEILKIYVLTQFNSASLNRHLNRSYNFSGFREGFVEVLSAQQTKDNPGWFQGTADAVRQYMDLIKEWDVDECLILSGDHLYRMDYSLFVEHHRETKADITLSVVPIDDRRASSFGLMKIDDQGRIIDFAEKPKGEDLKKMQVDTSKLGLTPEEARQSPYIASMGIYVFKKDILIHLLESNLDQTDFGNEIIPGAAKDYNLQAYLFKGYWEDIGTMESFYEANLALTKQPDPEFSFYDEKAPIYTRSRYLPPTKLLDCQVNESMIGEGCIIKQCQINHSVIGLRTRIEANCTIEDSLIMGADFYEPFIEGDFDHENTKVPVGIGEGSTVRKAIVDKNARIGRNVQIVNKDRVEESQREDEGFYIRSGIVVILKNATIAHNTII comes from the coding sequence GTGAAAAGAGTATTAGGTATTATTCTCGGAGGCGGTGCAGGTACTCGTTTGTATCCCTTAACCAAATTAAGGGCAAAACCAGCAGTACCTCTAGCCAGTAAATATCGTTTAATAGATATTCCCGTCAGTAACTGCATAAATTCAGAGATTCTCAAAATTTACGTTCTGACTCAATTTAACTCAGCCTCTCTTAATCGACATCTAAATCGCAGTTATAATTTTTCTGGATTTAGAGAAGGATTTGTAGAGGTTTTATCAGCACAACAGACTAAAGATAATCCTGGTTGGTTTCAGGGTACTGCGGACGCGGTACGCCAATATATGGATCTAATCAAGGAATGGGATGTAGATGAATGTCTGATTCTTTCAGGTGATCATTTATATCGCATGGACTATAGTTTGTTTGTGGAACATCATCGAGAAACAAAGGCAGATATTACTTTATCTGTAGTACCCATTGATGACCGCAGGGCTTCTAGTTTTGGGTTAATGAAAATAGATGATCAAGGAAGAATTATAGATTTTGCCGAAAAACCTAAAGGTGAAGACCTTAAAAAAATGCAGGTAGACACCTCTAAATTAGGTCTGACACCAGAAGAAGCACGTCAAAGTCCTTATATAGCTTCTATGGGAATTTATGTCTTCAAAAAAGATATTTTAATCCATCTATTAGAAAGTAATTTAGATCAAACTGACTTCGGTAATGAAATTATCCCAGGAGCAGCCAAAGATTACAATCTGCAAGCCTACTTATTCAAGGGGTATTGGGAAGATATAGGAACAATGGAATCCTTCTATGAAGCCAATCTCGCCCTAACTAAGCAACCTGATCCAGAATTTAGTTTCTATGATGAAAAAGCTCCTATCTATACGCGATCGCGTTATCTACCACCAACTAAGCTTCTAGACTGTCAAGTTAATGAATCTATGATTGGTGAAGGTTGTATTATTAAGCAATGTCAGATCAATCATTCTGTAATTGGCTTGAGAACTCGTATAGAAGCTAACTGTACCATTGAAGACTCTTTAATTATGGGTGCGGATTTCTATGAGCCTTTTATTGAAGGAGATTTTGATCATGAAAATACTAAAGTTCCCGTAGGTATTGGAGAGGGTTCAACAGTACGTAAGGCAATTGTGGATAAAAATGCTCGTATTGGTCGCAATGTTCAAATTGTTAACAAGGATCGAGTGGAAGAAAGCCAAAGAGAGGATGAAGGTTTTTATATTCGCAGTGGTATTGTCGTAATTTTGAAAAACGCCACCATCGCTCATAATACAATTATTTAG